The Pseudomonas hefeiensis genomic sequence TGTGGCGCTCACGACGCGCCGGACGGGCCTTGGCGTGATCGGTTTGTGCCTGGGCCTGGCCGGTGCGGTCTGGGCCCGGCTTCCTGTCACTGATTTCACCCTGGCGTGGAATCACACCATCGAGAAAATCCGCTGGGAGGAAGATTACCGCGTGACCCAACCAGGGCTGGTCCTGGGCGAAGCCAGGGTCAAGGGCAACGGCGCCGGCATGGAAATTCCGGACGGTGCCCAGCTGAAAAATGGCAGTTGGCACTACCAGCGCCAATTGCCACCCCTGCAACCGCTGAAACTGGGGCGTACACCCGAGGCGGGGGATTACCAGTTGTGCTTCGACGGGGCTTGCCAGCCGATGAGCCATTGGCTCGGGCCGCCCAAGGCCAGTCAGCCAACGGTGGAGTTGTGGAGTTG encodes the following:
- a CDS encoding DUF1850 domain-containing protein, which produces MIGLCLGLAGAVWARLPVTDFTLAWNHTIEKIRWEEDYRVTQPGLVLGEARVKGNGAGMEIPDGAQLKNGSWHYQRQLPPLQPLKLGRTPEAGDYQLCFDGACQPMSHWLGPPKASQPTVELWSCG